One window of Cydia pomonella isolate Wapato2018A chromosome 5, ilCydPomo1, whole genome shotgun sequence genomic DNA carries:
- the LOC133518338 gene encoding uncharacterized protein LOC133518338 isoform X2, with the protein MMLLASNMFATLLVLSALASGARADCDACIAGRCHTRRPILSGFPVTGQMAIDRTDNILYLQINSKQNIAIFLDDLQHRLVNMMSITGMDFDQPSHTLYMLTEDGTFYKYYVARNTTVGGLQLNEGMRPNIISKLLN; encoded by the exons ATGATGTTACTGG CCAGTAACATGTTCGCGACGCTGCTGGTGCTGAGCGCGCTGGCATCAGGCGCACGCGCAGACTGCGACGCCTGCATCGCGGGTCGCTGCCATACCCGCAGACCCATCCTCTCGGGATTCCCCGTCACTGGCCAGATGGCAATTGACCGCACGGATAATATACTCTATCTACAGATTAACTCAAAACAGAATATCGCCATCTTTTTGGACGATCTGCAGCACCGACTGGTTAACATGATGAGCATAACAGGAATGGACTTCGACCAACCGTCCCACACTTTGTATATGCTTACAGAAGATGGAACATTCTATAAGTATTATGTAGCTAGAAATACAACGGTCGGTGGGCTACAGCTAAACGAAGGCATGCGCCCTAATATTATAAG TAAATTACTCAATTAA
- the LOC133518338 gene encoding uncharacterized protein LOC133518338 isoform X1: MMLLASNMFATLLVLSALASGARADCDACIAGRCHTRRPILSGFPVTGQMAIDRTDNILYLQINSKQNIAIFLDDLQHRLVNMMSITGMDFDQPSHTLYMLTEDGTFYKYYVARNTTVGGLQLNEGMRPNIIRYFTDDKLVYFEGYANNTSTFHYVAMNIFDWHFTFSVNYSINDFITDGSYIFFVSNNTLYVCDNQVYSGAYPPNPPRRLLSKKHIAISSIYHYVDEDRFNEWIYIGSTTEKLIYKLNKNTQELIIHAGYKSGAVQDFLIGKDGLIVFRDVDGSVVQWVPSLPSQDRSCVIEPPHENFFVRETCVL; encoded by the exons ATGATGTTACTGG CCAGTAACATGTTCGCGACGCTGCTGGTGCTGAGCGCGCTGGCATCAGGCGCACGCGCAGACTGCGACGCCTGCATCGCGGGTCGCTGCCATACCCGCAGACCCATCCTCTCGGGATTCCCCGTCACTGGCCAGATGGCAATTGACCGCACGGATAATATACTCTATCTACAGATTAACTCAAAACAGAATATCGCCATCTTTTTGGACGATCTGCAGCACCGACTGGTTAACATGATGAGCATAACAGGAATGGACTTCGACCAACCGTCCCACACTTTGTATATGCTTACAGAAGATGGAACATTCTATAAGTATTATGTAGCTAGAAATACAACGGTCGGTGGGCTACAGCTAAACGAAGGCATGCGCCCTAATATTATAAGGTATTTTACTGATGATAAACTGGTTTATTTTGAAGGGTATGCAAATAATACTAGTACATTTCATTATGTTGCAATGAATATATTTGATTGGCATTTTACTTTTTCAGTAAATTACTCAATTAACGACTTTATCACTGATGGcagttatatatttttcgttTCTAATAATACGCTGTATGTATGTGATAATCAAGTTTATTCTGGAGCTTACCCACCCAATCCACCCAGACGACTACTAAGCAAGAAACACATAGCAATATCGTCAATATACCATTATGTTGATGAAGACCGTTTTAACGAATGGATATACATTGGTTCTACCACTGAAAAACTTATATATAAACTGAATAAAAATACGCAAGAACTAATTATACACGCTGGTTATAAATCGGGTGCAGTGCAGGATTTTCTGATCGGGAAGGATGGTCTTATAGTTTTCCGCGACGTGGACGGCAGCGTCGTACAGTGGGTGCCATCACTGCCGTCTCAAGATCGTAGTTGCGTCATTGAACCCCCGCACGAGAACTTCTTCGTCAGAGAGACGTGTGTTTTGTGA